In Haloarcula marismortui ATCC 43049, the sequence GTGATCGAGCACTCAAAGGTGTCTCATTCGAAGTCAGTGGTAACGAGATCGTTGCGATTATCGGGCCAAGCGGGGCCGGAAAAAGCACGCTCGTTCGTAGCATCAACAGGCTGACCGAGCCAACTGGCGGGCGCATCTCGCTTGACGATACAGAGGTGACCGGGCTGGAGAAATCAGCCCTTCGCGATGTCCGTCGCGATATGGGCATGATCTTCCAGGAGTTCAATCTCGTAGAGCGCCTGACGGTCATGGAGAACATCCTCTCCGGTCGCCTGGGCTATCTCAGTACGTGGAACGCGTTCCGGCGGAACTTCCCTCCGGAGGACATCAGGCGCGCACGCGAGATTCTCAGCCGGGTGAATCTGGAGGGTGTCGAGAACAACCGTGCAGATGAACTTTCCGGCGGCCAGCGACAGCGCGTT encodes:
- the phnC gene encoding phosphonate ABC transporter ATP-binding protein, which gives rise to MLTVDNLEKTYDSGDRALKGVSFEVSGNEIVAIIGPSGAGKSTLVRSINRLTEPTGGRISLDDTEVTGLEKSALRDVRRDMGMIFQEFNLVERLTVMENILSGRLGYLSTWNAFRRNFPPEDIRRAREILSRVNLEGVENNRADELSGGQRQRVGIARAVIQRPKILLADEPTSALDPDTSREVMSLLTDIAHEDDIPIIINIHEVDLAVDYADRIIGLSDGEIVFNGPPDDLDQAARDEIYRGGESIADREEPSAGNSTDADDVIAERGD